DNA from Palaemon carinicauda isolate YSFRI2023 chromosome 23, ASM3689809v2, whole genome shotgun sequence:
attattattattattattattattattattattatatagtagtagttgcagttgtagttgtagttgtagtcgtcattatcattatcattatcattattattattatttttattattacaatctaagctataaccctagttggaaaaacaagatgctataagcccaagggcccaaacagggaaaaatactccagtgaggaaagaaaacaaggaaataaataaactataagagaagaaataatcaaaactaattatttcaagagaaagaaaatggaacctAATTcaaagattgtgtgtgtgtgtgtgtgtgtgtgtatgggtgtgtgtgtgtgtgtgtgtgcgtgtgcgtgtgtgtgtgtaatattcagTGTGACATCAAATGAAGTagagaatataaagataaaaatgttcTTCATAAATATTCCACCCAGCcattccaaattattttttttttctcttagaaaagGTCGAAAACAATTCGAATCGTGTTAAAATTCTTAAGTCTTCAAGAACATCTGCATAATTGGAATACCTTTGCCGAAGTCATCCTCCTTGGAATAGGTGGTCCTAAAGACTTTGTATTTTATTGGATGTTGGTCGTGCCTGAATTCGAATATAAATGCCAAGGCGAgccattattacctccgctaacgaagttgggaggaggttatgtttttagccCCTGTTTGTCGTTTGTCTGTTTTTTaatagcttcctggcaacaattttactcatagagtagtgaaacttccagggattatttgttatgttgagcATGGAactgattcaattttaaaagtcctacgtccgaggtcaatgtcaaggtcgagcaagaggtcgagaaataagattctgcgacggaggtcacaattttactcctggagtagtgaaactttaggggattaattgttatgctgagacgtgtaagcgattcaattttaaaagtcctaggtcaaaggtcaagttcaaggttgagctaaaggtcaataaataagctgctgtagcggaggtcacaattttactcacagatgactgaaactttcagggattaaattgTTATATTGACAcgtggaagtgattcgattttAAAAGTCCTAACTTAGAAGTCAAGGGCAAGGTCGAACTAAAGGtcatgaaataagctgccgtggctgaggtctgcACTCCCAGAGAGCTTTTCTAGTTCCATTTGTTTTGATCTTCGCTTGGGAAAAGGGCATACTATCTCTAGATGTTTTATTTGAGATAAGGATAGAATTATAGGTGTAGGAGTTCATTCGTTAAGAAACTATCAAAACTAAGTGTTGAATTCTTTCAACAGCTTAATATATGTTTCAGTTACCTCTTCCagccagctcttccacagcttagtatatgtttcagttacctcttccagccagctcttccacagcttagtatatgtttcagttacctcttccagccagctcttccacagcttagtatatgtttcagttacctcttccagccagctcttccacagcttagtatatgtttcagttacctcttccagccagctattccacagcttagtatatgtttcagttacctcttccaaccagctcttccacagcttagtataTGTTTCAGTTACCTCTTCCAGCCAGCTCTTCCATAGCTTAGTAAAAGTTTAAATTATCCCTTCCAACCTgctcttccacagcttagtatatgtttcagttacctcttctagccagctcttccacagcttagtatatgtttcagttacctcttctagccagctcttccacaacttagtatatgtttcagttacctcttctagccagctcttccacaacttagtatatgtttcagttacctcttctagccagctcttccacagcttagtaaAAGTTTTAATTATCCCTTCCAAccagctcttccacagcttagtatatgtttcagttacctcttccagccagctcttccacagcttagtaaAAGTTTTAATTATCCTTCCAAccagctcttccacagcttagtatatgtttcagttacctcttctagccagctcttccacagcttagtaaAAGTTTTAATTATCCCTTCCAAccagctcttccacagcttagtatatgtttcagttacctcttccagccagctcttccacagcttagtaaAAGTTTTAATTATCCCTTCCAAccagctcttccacagcttagtatatgtttcagttacctcttctagccagctcttccacagcttagtaaAAGCTTTAATTATCCCTTCCAAccagctcttccacagcttagtatatgtttcagttacctcttctagccagctcttccacagcttagtaaAAGTTTTAATTATCCCTTCCAAccagctcttccacagcttagtatatgtttcagttacctcttccagccagctcttccacagcttagtaaAAGTTTTAATTATCCCTTCCAAccagctcttccacagcttagtatatgtttcagttacctcttctagccagctcttccacagcttagtaaAAGTTTTAATTATCCCTTCCAAccagctcttccacagcttagtatatgtttcagttacctcttccagccagctcttccacagcttagtaaAAGTTTTAATTATCCCTTCCAAccagctcttccacagcttagtatatgtttcagttacctcttctagccagctcttccacagcttagtaaAAGTTTTAATTATCCCTTCCAAccagctcttccacagcttagtaaAAGTTTTAATTATCCCTTCTAAccagctcttccacagcttagtatatgtttcagttacctcttctagccagctcttccacagcttagtaaAAGTTTTGATTATCCCTTCCAAccagctcttccacagcttagtatatgtttcagttacctcttcagccagctcttccacagcttagtaaAAGTTTTAATTATCCCTTCCAAccagctcttccacagcttagtatatgtttcagttacctcttccagccagctcttccacagcttagtaaAAGTTTTAATTATCCCTTCTAACCAGGTCTTCCACAGCTTAGTATATGTTTCAGTTACCTCTTCTagccagctcttccacagcttagtatgtgtttcagttacctcttccagccagctcttccacagcttagtaaaaagttttaattacctcttctagccagctcttccacagcttagtatatgtttcagttacctcttctagccagctcttccacagcttagtatatgtttcagttacctcttctagccagctcttccacagcttagtataTGTTTCAGTTACCTCTTCTAGCCAGCTCTTCCACAACTTAGTATATGTTTCAGTTACCTCTTCTAGCCAGCTCTTCCACAACTTAGTATATGTTTCAGTTACCTCTTCTAGCCAGCTCTTCCACAACTTAGTATAATGTTTCAGTTACCTCTTCTagccagctcttccacagcttagtatatgtttcagttacctcttctagccagctcttccacagcttagtaaAAGTTTTAATTATCCCTTCCAACccagctcttccacagcttagtatatgtttcagttacctcttctagccagctcttccacagcttagtaaAAGTTTTAATTATCCCTTCCAAccagctcttccacagcttagtatatgtttcagttacctcttccagccagctcttccacagcttagtaaAAGTTTTAATTATCCCTTCCAAccagctcttccacagcttagtatatgtttcagttacctcttccagccagctcttccacagcttagtaaAAGTTTTAATTATCCCTTCCAACCAGCTCTTCAACAGCTTAGTATATGTTTCAGTTACCTCTTCTagccagctcttccacagcttagtaaAAGTTTTAATTATCCCTTCCAAccagctcttccacagcttagtatatgtttcagttacctcttgcagccagctcttccacagcttagtaaAAGTTTTAATTATCCCTTCCAAccagctcttccacagcttagtatatgtttcagttacctcttctagccagctcttccacagcttagtaaAAGTTTTAATTATCCCTTCCAAccagctcttccacagcttagtaaAAGTTTTAATTATCCCTTCCAAccagctcttccacagcttagtataTGTTTCAGTTACCCTCTTCTagccagctcttccacagcttagtaaAAGTTTTAATTATCCCTTCCAAccagctcttccacagcttagtatatgtttcagttacctcttccagccagctcttccacagcttagtaaAAGTTTTAATTATCCCTTCCAAccagctcttccacagcttagtatatgtttcagttaccctcttccagccagctcttccacagcttagtaaAAGTTTTAATTATCCCTTCTAACCAGGTCTTCCACAGCTTAGTATATGTTTCAGTTACCTCTTCTagccagctcttccacagcttagtatatgtttcagttacctcttccagccagctcttccacagcttagtaaAAGTTTTAATTACCTCTTCTagccagctcttccacagcttagtatatgtttcagttacctcttctagccagctcttccacagcttagtatatgtttcagttacctcttccagccagctcttccacagcttagtatatgtttcagttacctcttccaggcagctcttccacagcttagtatGTTTTGATTATCTCTTCCAGCCAGATTTTCCAAAGCTTGGTATATGTTTCAGTTACCTCTTCCAGCCAGCTCTTTCACAGCTTAGTATGTGTTTCAGTTACCTCTTCCAGCCAGCTCTTCCCCAGCTTAGTACATGTTTCAGTTACCTCTTCCagccagctcttccacagcttagtatatgtttcagttacctcttccagccagctcttccacagcttagtatatgtttcagttacctcttccagccagctcttccacagcttagtatatgtttcagttacctcttccagccagctcttccacagcttagtataTGTTTTAATTATCTCTTCCAGCCAGATTTTCCAAAGCTTGGTATATGTTTTCAGTTACCTCTTCCagccagctcttccacagcttagtatGTGTTTCAGTTACCTCTTCCAGCCAGCTCTTCCCCAGCTTAGTACATGTTTCAGTTACCTCTTCCagccagctcttccacagcttagtataTGTTTCAGTTACCTCTTCCAGCCAGCTATTCCACAGCTTAGTGTATGTTTCGGTTACCTCTTCCAGCCAGCTCCTCCGCAGCTTAGTATATGTTTCGGTTACCTCTTCCagccagctcttccacagcttagtatatgtttcagttacctcttccagccagctcttccacagcttagtaaatgtttcagttacctcttccagccagctcttccacagcttagtatatgtttcagttacctcttccagccagctcttccacagcttagtatgtgtttcagttacctcttccagccagctctccacagcttagtatatgtttcagttacctcttccagccagctcttccacagcttagtaaAAGTTTTAATTACCTCTTCTagccagctcttccacagcttagtatatgtttcagttacctcttctagccagctcttccacagcttagtatatgtttcagttacctcttccagccagctcttccacagcttagtatatgtttcagttacctcttccaggcagctcttccacagcttagtatGTTTTAATTATCTCTTCCAGCCAGATTTTCCAAAGCTTGGTATATGTTTCAGTTACCTCTTCCAGCCAGCTCTTTCACAGCTTAGTATGTGTTTCAGTTACCTCTTCCAGCCAGCTCTTCCCCAGCTTAGTACATGTTTCAGTTACCTCTTCCagccagctcttccacagcttagtatatgtttcagttacctcttccagccagctcttccacagcttagtatatgtttcagttacctcttccagccagctcttccacagcttagtatatgtttcagttacctcttccagccagctcttccacagcttagtatatgtttcagttacctcttccagccagctcttccacagcttagtataTGTTTTAATTATCTCTTCCAGCCAGATTTTCCAAAGCTTGGTATATGTTTCAGTTACCTCTTCCagccagctcttccacagcttagtatGTGTTTCAGTTACCTCTTCCAGCCAGCTCTTCCCCAGCTTAGTATATGTTTCAGTTACCTCTTCCAGCCAGCTATTCCACAGCTTAGTGTATGTTTCGGTTACCTCTTCCagccagctcttccacagcttagtatatgtttcggttacctcttccagccagctcttccacagcttagtatatgtttcagttacctcttccagtcagctcttccacagcttagtacatgtttcagttacctcttccagccagctcttccacagcttagtatgtgtttcagttacctcttccagccagctcttccacagcttagtatgtgtttcagttacctcttccagccagctcttccacagcttagtatatgtttcagttacctcttccagccagctcttccacagtttagtatatgtttcagttacctcttccagccagctcttccacagcttagtatgtgtttcagttacctcttccagccagctcttccacagcttagtatatgtttcagttacctcttccagccagctcttccacagtttagtatatgtttcagttacctcttccagccagctcttccacagcttagtatatgtttcagttacctcttccagccagctcttccacagcttagtatatgtttcagttacctcttctagccagctcttccacagcttagtatatgtttcggttacctcttccagccagctcttccacagcttagtatatgtttcagttacctcttccagccagctcttccacagcttagtaaAAGTTTTAATTATCCCTTCCAACCTGCTTTTCCACAGCTAAGTACATGTTTAAATTATCTCTTCCAGCCAGCTCCCAACTCACAACCTTCCATCTTCCAAGATGAGATGAATTCcagacgtaaataaaaaaaaaagtaacaaaatctTTTCAGAGTCGAAGCGTTCTTCTTTTGTTACAATTTCCAGCGAGATTTCTCTTTCATTGTACCTCATTATAATCGAAACTCATCAGGAGACTGAGACTCAAGATGGAGATTCTGTATTGAATGGGGTTGAGAAGACTCTTGGAGGCTTCGTAatgactctcctctctctctctctctctctctctctcctctctctctctctctctctctctctctctctctctctctctctctctctctctctctctctctctctaaagaattgatatatttggttgcgttttccattttttttgagaatttaaattttgaaaaaaaaaatttcatttgtatatatgtatttatacatatgcaaatTCTGAAAagtaagtcctctctctctctctctcctctctctctctctctctctctctctctctctctctctctctctctctctctctctctctctctcattattgttcTTTATTAACAAAAGAATTTACATTTGTATACCTTCCCAGATTACTTGGAGTAAAATGCTTATTTTAGcagtatcattcttattattattattattattattattattattattattattattattattattattaatattattactcaatgtagaattatatccaaaataaagaaattaatgaggATATTAATTTGTGATATTAATTTTTCTATGCTTGGATAAAGAAAATGTTAATATGTGTGTACAAAGAAAATTCAGTTAATTAGCTAATGTAATTAAGCACTCAAATCATTAAGGAACTAGAAGGACACTCTGTACAATGCAGACCttgtgcttgaccttgaccttgacctttgaccttaatttgTACTAATTTGCGAGGATTTtcttacacttaaatatgaacctagtttagaagagtctgtgataacgatgtccaaacttatggctgattacgtgaattggacattttacttgacctttgaccttgaccttccaaaatttaatcatttccagctctttacataacagttagtccctgcaattttctttactctacgattgaaattgtcgccaggaagctgttcacaaacaaccacacaaacacagaaacaaacacacacacagggggtaaaacctAACCACCTTTCAACTTCGTTAGTGGATGTAATAATGATTAATTGTTATCTCACTATACACAAAGGAATATGATTTTCATCAATATAGAAAAGTTATTTGTTTGAAAACGATCAGAAGAGGGATAGTAATTTTTCGGTTTTAAATGGGGCCTTTGACTTGTACTTGGATGACTCTCGAGTTGGGTATGCTATGGATttggaggaaaagagaaaaaaataattcttccaGAGGGGGGGATATTACGAATGGAGGAAAAGCAAAACTGGGAGTTAATACTTTTAactgaaattattttgaatttttaaatggGGGtagtcacggagagagagagagagagagagagagagagagagagagagagagagagagagagagagagagagagagagagctctgcacTGTCAAAAAAACTCAATTTGAAtctgatattctccgtaaaaatatactggtatcagccgtatttcagtaaaacacagatGACCGTAGATTTTACCCTaccttttttatcatcttttacgggctggtggccgtaatatcactcatttatataaatatattaatttttaaaacagtaaatgcctgggaacatttattccaggataccgtttttaatgcaaattcttaattGTGAAGTATAAATGACCGATTATGATAAGTGTTATTTTGCAATGCCCAAAGAGAGAACCACAGATATAGAACTGAAAATCTCATCCAAACACTAATTCAAATACATATGCAATCACTcgacattcctcttggtaagggtagaagagagctatggtaagcagcctttctaggaggacaccactccaaaatcaaaccattgttctctagtcttgggtagtgccatagcctctgtaccatggtcttccactgtcttgggttagagtactcttgcttgagggtacactcgggcacactatcctatctcgtttctcttccttttgttttgttatagttttcatagtttatataggaaatatttaatcgaATGTCAATgctcttaaaatatattctatttttccttgtttcctttcctcactgggctattttccctgttgggggcccctggccttatagcatcttgcttttccaactagggttgtagcttagcaagtaataataataatataattaagcaCTGCGCAATTACGAAATAAGTTTCACTTTCGATACAATTACGCATTGCGCAATAATACTGAGTTTCGCGGGAAATGTTgatttctcaataacccaattagGTGATTTTTGTCAACTCAATGATTCCATCTCATCTTTGATTAATTACTCTTTCAGAttgattaattacctccgccaacgaagttagaatgaggttgtgttttaccacctgtttctgagtttgtctgtgtgtgtgtgtttgtgaacagcttcctggccacaattttaatcgtagagtaatgaaacttgtacggattaacttatgtaaaaaagcTGTAAAGGGTCAACTtctgggaggtcaaggtcaaaggtcaagatcacggtcaagaaaaatgtcctattattattattattattattattattattattattattattattattattgttgttgttgttgttgttgttgttttatattggtgatatctattttgat
Protein-coding regions in this window:
- the LOC137617605 gene encoding uncharacterized protein, with translation MRLPKRRVFKEALEADDASGISTLPQLSICFSYLFQPALPQLSKSFNYPSNQLFHSLVYVSVTSSSQLFHSLVKVLIIPSNQLFHSLVYVSVTSSSQLFHSLVKVLIIPSNQLFHSLVYVSVTSSSQLFHSLVKALIIPSNQLFHSLVYVSVTSSSQLFHSLVKVLIIPSNQLFHSLVYVSVTSSSQLFHSLVKVLIIPSNQLFHSLVYVSVTSSSQLFHSLVKVLIIPSNQLFHSLVYVSVTSSSQLFHSLVKVLIIPSNQLFHSLVYVSVTSSSQLFHSLVKVLIIPSNQLFHSLVKVLIIPSNQLFHSLVYVSVTSSSQLFHSLVKVLIIPSNQLFHSLVYVSVTSSASSSTA